A part of Curtobacterium sp. MCLR17_036 genomic DNA contains:
- a CDS encoding dihydrofolate reductase: MAADRVGMVWARSTAGVIGADGGMPWHVPEDLAHFRQVTGDATVVMGRRTWESLPSRFRPLPGRRNVVLTRDPSWRADGAEVVHDLRAALDGSGGSDGSDGPGGSVWVIGGGQVYAAALDLADRVSETVIDLDVPGDTVAPSLDGAAGWSLVDEGSWQESRVDGTRFRFLEWRRRA; this comes from the coding sequence ATGGCAGCCGACCGGGTCGGCATGGTCTGGGCGCGGTCCACCGCCGGCGTGATCGGCGCGGACGGCGGGATGCCCTGGCACGTCCCCGAGGACCTCGCGCACTTCCGGCAGGTCACCGGTGACGCGACCGTGGTGATGGGGCGCCGCACGTGGGAATCCCTGCCGTCGCGGTTCCGACCGCTGCCAGGACGCCGCAACGTCGTGCTGACGCGGGACCCCTCGTGGCGGGCCGACGGTGCCGAGGTCGTGCACGACCTGCGCGCCGCGCTCGACGGCTCTGGCGGTTCGGACGGCTCCGACGGCCCCGGCGGCTCGGTGTGGGTCATCGGCGGCGGCCAGGTGTACGCGGCGGCGCTCGACCTGGCCGACCGGGTCTCCGAGACCGTCATCGACCTGGACGTGCCGGGCGACACCGTCGCGCCGTCGCTCGACGGGGCCGCCGGCTGGTCGCTCGTCGACGAGGGCTCGTGGCAGGAGTCCCGCGTCGACGGCACGCGCTTCCGTTTCCTGGAGTGGCGCCGCCGCGCGTAG
- the dapA gene encoding 4-hydroxy-tetrahydrodipicolinate synthase, whose amino-acid sequence MSPRENPFGQVLVALVTPFTADGEVDWPGVEQHIDDCISAGADGIVVTGTTGETSTLTDPEKLRLVEVGKSVAAGRAKIITGGGSNETAHAIHLYKQSERAGADGVMIVTPYYNKPTQAGVLTHFRMIADATDLPVILYDIPGRTGIPITYETIVRASKHPNILAVKDAKGDFAEVSRVLNNTDLMYFSGDDTNVLPHLSIGATGLIGVTANITSRPYRTIVDAVNAGDLATATAEHKRVEPLVRAVMTHVPGTVAAKYILHGLGRIGSPRVRLPLVGPEDSEAYAIETSLEAVRDVPGADFSNFRPDRNAAAGGALPKVPGTTR is encoded by the coding sequence GTGTCCCCGCGTGAGAATCCCTTCGGTCAGGTCCTCGTCGCCCTCGTGACCCCGTTCACCGCGGACGGCGAGGTCGACTGGCCCGGCGTCGAGCAGCACATCGACGACTGCATCAGCGCCGGTGCCGACGGCATCGTCGTCACCGGGACGACCGGTGAGACGAGCACGCTGACCGACCCGGAGAAGCTCCGGCTGGTCGAGGTCGGCAAGTCCGTCGCCGCGGGCCGCGCGAAGATCATCACGGGTGGCGGCTCGAACGAGACCGCGCACGCGATCCACCTGTACAAGCAGAGCGAGCGGGCCGGCGCCGACGGCGTCATGATCGTCACGCCGTACTACAACAAGCCGACCCAGGCGGGCGTGCTGACCCACTTCCGGATGATCGCGGACGCCACCGACCTGCCGGTGATCCTGTACGACATCCCCGGTCGCACGGGCATCCCGATCACGTACGAGACGATCGTGCGTGCCTCGAAGCACCCGAACATCCTCGCGGTGAAGGACGCCAAGGGCGACTTCGCCGAGGTGTCCCGCGTGCTCAACAACACCGACCTCATGTACTTCTCCGGCGACGACACGAACGTGCTCCCGCACCTGTCGATCGGCGCCACCGGCCTGATCGGTGTGACGGCGAACATCACGAGCCGGCCGTACCGCACGATCGTCGACGCCGTGAACGCCGGCGACCTGGCGACGGCGACGGCCGAGCACAAGCGTGTCGAGCCGCTCGTCCGCGCCGTGATGACGCACGTGCCCGGTACCGTGGCCGCGAAGTACATCCTGCACGGGCTCGGCCGCATCGGCAGCCCGCGCGTCCGACTGCCGCTCGTCGGCCCCGAGGACTCCGAGGCGTACGCCATCGAGACCTCGCTCGAAGCCGTGCGCGACGTGCCCGGTGCCGACTTCTCGAACTTCCGCCCCGACCGCAACGCAGCGGCCGGCGGCGCACTGCCAAAGGTGCCAGGCACCACCCGCTAG
- a CDS encoding ribonuclease J has product MPTQVSTPQPLENGTLRVIPVGGLGEIGRNMTVYEYEGKLLIVDAGVLFPEEHQPGVDLILPDFAPIRDRLDDVLGVVLTHGHEDHIGAVPYLLKLRDDIPLIGSTLTLALVEAKLKEHRIKPYTLVVQEDQTEQMGPFHLEFVAVNHSIPDALAVAITTPAGRVLHTGDFKMDQLPLDDRITDLRAFARLGEQGVDLFLPDSTNADVPGFTAPERDIGPVLENIITRARKKVVVASFSSHVHRVQQVLDAAAAANRKVAFMGRSMIRNMTIAAELGYLRVPENVLIDTKKAKNVPDDQIVYMSTGSQGEPMAVLARMANLEHQIEIGEGDTVILASSLIPGNENAVYRVIDGLTKLGAKVVHKGNAKVHVSGHASAGELLYCYNILRPRNVLPVHGEHRHLYANADLAIQTGVPPRNVILGQDGIVVDLKDGVATVAGQLDIGYVYVDGSTVGEITDADLKDRRVLSEEGFISIFAAVDFTTGQCVVGPEIQSRGFAETDAVFDDVRPQIAKALSEAAANGTRDSHAFAQVVRRTVGRWVNTKHRRRPMIVPVVIEA; this is encoded by the coding sequence ATGCCCACACAAGTCTCCACACCGCAGCCGCTCGAGAACGGCACCCTCCGCGTGATCCCCGTCGGGGGTCTCGGCGAGATCGGTCGCAACATGACCGTCTACGAGTACGAGGGCAAGCTGCTCATCGTCGACGCCGGCGTGCTCTTCCCCGAGGAGCACCAGCCCGGTGTCGACCTCATCCTCCCCGACTTCGCGCCGATCCGGGACCGCCTGGACGACGTGCTCGGCGTCGTGCTCACGCACGGCCACGAGGACCACATCGGCGCCGTCCCGTACCTGCTCAAGCTGCGCGACGACATCCCGCTGATCGGCTCCACGCTGACCCTCGCCCTCGTCGAGGCGAAGCTCAAGGAACACCGGATCAAGCCCTACACGCTCGTCGTGCAGGAGGACCAGACCGAGCAGATGGGTCCGTTCCACCTCGAGTTCGTGGCCGTGAACCACTCCATCCCGGACGCCCTGGCCGTCGCGATCACGACCCCCGCCGGTCGTGTCCTGCACACGGGTGACTTCAAGATGGACCAGCTCCCGCTGGACGACCGCATCACCGACCTCCGTGCCTTCGCGCGGCTCGGCGAGCAGGGCGTCGACCTGTTCCTGCCGGACTCCACCAACGCCGACGTGCCGGGCTTCACCGCCCCGGAGCGCGACATCGGCCCGGTGCTCGAGAACATCATCACGCGCGCCCGCAAGAAGGTCGTCGTTGCGAGCTTCTCGTCGCACGTGCACCGCGTGCAGCAGGTCCTCGACGCCGCCGCGGCCGCGAACCGCAAGGTCGCGTTCATGGGTCGCTCGATGATCCGCAACATGACGATCGCCGCCGAGCTCGGGTACCTGCGGGTGCCGGAGAACGTGCTCATCGACACGAAGAAGGCAAAGAACGTCCCCGACGACCAGATCGTCTACATGTCGACGGGGTCGCAGGGCGAGCCGATGGCCGTCCTGGCGCGCATGGCGAACCTCGAGCACCAGATCGAGATCGGCGAGGGCGACACCGTCATCCTCGCGTCGAGCCTGATCCCGGGCAACGAGAACGCCGTGTACCGCGTCATCGACGGGCTCACCAAGCTCGGCGCGAAGGTCGTGCACAAGGGCAACGCGAAGGTGCACGTCTCCGGACACGCCTCGGCCGGCGAGCTGCTCTACTGCTACAACATCCTGCGCCCGCGCAACGTGCTCCCCGTGCACGGCGAGCACCGCCACCTGTACGCGAACGCCGACCTGGCGATCCAGACGGGTGTGCCGCCGCGCAACGTGATCCTCGGGCAGGACGGCATCGTCGTCGACCTGAAGGACGGCGTCGCGACCGTCGCCGGCCAGCTCGACATCGGGTACGTCTACGTCGACGGCTCCACCGTCGGCGAGATCACCGACGCCGACCTCAAGGACCGCCGCGTCCTGTCGGAGGAGGGCTTCATCTCGATCTTCGCCGCGGTGGACTTCACCACCGGCCAGTGCGTGGTCGGCCCGGAGATCCAGTCGCGCGGCTTCGCCGAGACCGACGCCGTCTTCGACGACGTCCGACCGCAGATCGCCAAGGCGCTGTCCGAAGCGGCCGCCAACGGCACGCGCGACTCGCACGCGTTCGCGCAGGTCGTCCGTCGCACCGTCGGCCGCTGGGTGAACACGAAGCACCGCCGCCGTCCGATGATCGTCCCGGTGGTCATCGAGGCGTAG